In one window of Heterodontus francisci isolate sHetFra1 chromosome 24, sHetFra1.hap1, whole genome shotgun sequence DNA:
- the LOC137383624 gene encoding uncharacterized protein DKFZp434B061-like codes for MTNISPHCRHVYITVASVPVTFTERESGDLEAAPRPVPGEAEAPTLTHRPPPHTLSPASAPLHCPPAAPELLPPRGSRSHCPPRLPELLPPRGSRSHCPLAAPGVTAPSRLPESLPPRGSRVTAPSRLPESLPPRGSRSHCPPRGSRSYCPSRLPESLPPCGSRSHCPLAAPGVTAASPGVSAPLRLPESLPRLPELLPPLRLPASLPPSRLPELLPPRGSRSYCPLAAPGVTAPSRLPESLPPRGSRSYCPLAAPGVTAPSRLPESLPPPRLPELLPPRGSRSHCPPRLPESLPPRGSRSYCPLAAPGVTAPLRLPESLPPRSSRSHCRVSRSFCPPAAPGVTAAAPGVTAPPAAPGVTAPLAAPGVTAPSRLPELLPPRGSRSHCPPAAPGVTAPSRLPESLPPRGSRSHCPPAAPGVTAPSRLPESLPPRGSRSHCPLAAPGVTAPSRLPELLPPRGSRSHCPLAAPGVTAPPRLPESLPPRGSRSHCPLAAPGVTAPPRLPESLPPRGSRSHCPLAAPGVTAPPRLPESLPPPRLPESLPPPRLPESLPPSRLPESLPPRGSRVTAPSRLPELLPPRGSRSHCPPAAPGVTAPSRLPESLPPAAPGVTAPSRLPESLPPRGSRSHCAPVAGPGVT; via the exons ATGACTAACATTTCCCCACATTGTCGCCATGTTTATATCACAGTGGCCTCTGTGCCCGTCACATTTACTGAGCGGGAGTCTGGGGATCTCGAGGCCGCTCCACGCCCGGTTCCTGGGGAAGCCGAAGCGCCGACACTTACCCATCGCCCACCACCACACACTTTATCGCCTGCATCGGCTCCGCT TCACTGCCCCCCCGCGGCTCCCGAGTTACTGCCCCCTCGCGGCTCCCGGAGTCACTGCCCCCCGCGGCTCCCGGAGTTACTGCCCCCTCGCGGCTCCCGGAGTCACTGCCCCCTCGCGGCTCCCGGAGTCACTGCCCCCTCGCGGCTCCCGGAGTCATTGCCCCCCCGCGGCTCCCGAGTTACTGCCCCCTCGCGGCTCCCGGAGTCACTGCCCCCCCGCGGCTCCCGGAGTCATTGCCCCCCCCGCGGCTCCCGGAGTTACTGCCCCTCGCGGCTCCCGGAGTCACTGCCCCCCTGCGGCTCCCGGAGTCACTGCCCCCTCGCAGCTCCCGGAGTCACTGCCGCGTCTCCCGGAGTTTCTGCCCCCCTGCGGCTCCCGGAGTCACTGCCGCGGCTCCCGGAGTTACTGCCCCCCCTGCGGCTCCCGGCGTCACTGCCCCCCTCGCGGCTCCCGGAGTTACTGCCCCCTCGCGGCTCCCGGAGTTACTGCCCCCTCGCGGCTCCCGGAGTCACTGCCCCCTCGCGGCTCCCGGAGTCATTGCCCCCTCGCGGCTCCCGGAGTTACTGCCCCCTCGCGGCTCCCGGAGTCACTGCCCCCTCGCGGCTCCCGGAGTCATTGCCCCCCCCGCGGCTCCCGGAGTTACTGCCCCCTCGCGGCTCCCGGAGTCACTGCCCCCCGCGGCTCCCGGAGTCATTGCCCCCCCGCGGCTCCCGGAGTTACTGCCCCCTCGCGGCTCCCGGAGTCACTGCCCCCCTGCGGCTCCCGGAGTCACTGCCCCCTCGCAGCTCCCGGAGTCACTGCCGCGTCTCCCGGAGTTTCTGCCCCCCTGCGGCTCCCGGAGTCACTGCCGCGGCTCCCGGAGTTACTGCCCCCCCTGCGGCTCCCGGCGTCACTGCCCCCCTCGCGGCTCCCGGAGTTACTGCCCCCTCGCGGCTCCCGGAGTTACTGCCCCCCCGCGGCTCCCGGAGTCACTGCCCCCCCGCGGCTCCCGGAGTTACTGCCCCCTCGCGGCTCCCGGAGTCACTGCCCCCTCGCGGCTCCCGGAGTCACTGCCCCCCCGCGGCTCCCGGAGTCACTGCCCCCTCGCGGCTCCCGGAGTCACTGCCCCCCCGCGGCTCCCGGAGTCACTGCCCCCTCGCGGCTCCCGGAGTTACTGCCCCCTCGCGGCTCCCGGAGTTACTGCCCCCTCGCGGCTCCCGGAGTCACTGCCCCCTCGCGGCTCCCGGAGTCACTGCCCCCCCGCGGCTCCCGGAGTCACTGCCCCCCCGCGGCTCCCGGAGTCACTGCCCCCTCGCGGCTCCCGGAGTTACTGCCCCCCCGCGGCTCCCGGAGTCACTGCCCCCTCGCGGCTCCCGGAGTCACTGCCCCCTCGCGGCTCCCGGAGTCACTGCCCCCCCGCGGCTCCCGGAGTCATTGCCCCCCCCGCGGCTCCCGGAGTCATTGCCCCCCCCGCGGCTCCCGGAGTCATTGCCCCCCTCGCGGCTCCCGGAGTCACTGCCCCCTCGCGGCTCCCGAGTCACTGCCCCCTCGCGGCTCCCGGAGTTACTGCCCCCTCGCGGCTCCCGGAGTCACTGCCCCCCCGCGGCTCCCGGAGTCACTGCCCCCTCGCGGCTCCCGGAGTCACTGCCCCCCGCGGCTCCCGGAGTCACTGCCCCCTCGCGGCTCCCGGAGTCACTGCCCCCTCGCGGCTCCCGGAGTCATTGCGCGCCAGTTGCTGGTCCTGGAGTCACTTGA